The following are encoded in a window of Mycobacterium vicinigordonae genomic DNA:
- a CDS encoding antitoxin, with the protein MGFLNKAKDLLAQNSDKVETAINKAGEFVDEKTQHKYSDAIHKVQEEAKKVAAPGDQQG; encoded by the coding sequence ATGGGCTTTCTGAATAAGGCCAAAGACCTGCTGGCGCAGAACTCTGACAAGGTCGAGACGGCGATCAATAAGGCCGGCGAATTCGTCGACGAGAAGACGCAGCATAAATACTCCGACGCCATCCACAAGGTGCAGGAGGAAGCCAAGAAGGTCGCCGCACCGGGCGACCAGCAGGGGTAG
- a CDS encoding type II toxin-antitoxin system Rv0910 family toxin encodes MAKLSGAIDVPLPPEKAWQHASDLTRYKEWLTIHKVWRSTLPDVIEKGTVLESYVEVKGMTNRIKWTIVRYKPPEGMTLNGDGVGGVKVKLIAKVSPKDDGSVVGFDVHLGGPALFGPIGMVVAAALRSDIRESLQNFVRVFVRPDPGTIGDSVLHR; translated from the coding sequence ATGGCCAAACTGTCTGGAGCTATCGACGTCCCATTGCCGCCGGAAAAGGCCTGGCAGCACGCCTCGGATCTGACCCGGTACAAGGAGTGGCTGACCATCCACAAGGTCTGGCGCAGCACTTTGCCCGACGTCATCGAGAAGGGCACGGTGCTGGAGTCCTATGTCGAGGTCAAGGGCATGACGAACCGCATTAAGTGGACGATCGTTCGGTACAAGCCGCCGGAGGGCATGACCCTCAACGGCGACGGAGTCGGCGGGGTGAAGGTGAAGCTGATCGCCAAGGTGTCGCCCAAGGACGACGGATCGGTGGTCGGCTTCGACGTCCACCTCGGCGGGCCGGCGCTGTTCGGTCCCATCGGGATGGTGGTGGCCGCCGCGCTGCGCAGCGATATCCGCGAGTCGCTGCAGAACTTCGTCAGGGTGTTTGTCCGCCCCGATCCCGGCACGATCGGCGACAGCGTCCTGCATCGCTGA